The proteins below are encoded in one region of Thermus albus:
- a CDS encoding NADH:flavin oxidoreductase/NADH oxidase produces MSLLFTPLDLRSVRLKNRLAMSPMCQYSATLEGMVTDWHLLHYPTRALGGVGLILVEATAVEPIGRISPHDLGIWSDDHLPGLRELARRIREAGAVPGIQLAHAGRKAGTSRPWEGGKPLGWRVVGPSPLPYDEGYPVPEPLDEAGMERILTAFVEGAKRALRAGFQVIELHMAHGYLLSSFLSPLSNQRTDAYGGSLENRMRFPLKVAQAVREVVPKELPLLVRVSATDWGEGGWGLKDTLAFARRLKELGVDLLDCSSGGVVPRVRLPLAPGFQVPFADAVRKEVGMRTGAVGLITNPEQAETLLQAGSADLVLLGRVLLRDPYFPLKAAKALGVAPEVPPQYQRGF; encoded by the coding sequence ATGTCCCTCCTCTTCACCCCTTTGGACCTGAGGAGCGTCAGGCTGAAAAACCGCCTGGCCATGTCCCCCATGTGCCAGTACTCCGCCACCCTGGAAGGCATGGTCACGGACTGGCACCTCCTCCACTACCCCACCCGGGCCCTGGGAGGCGTGGGGCTCATCCTGGTGGAGGCCACCGCCGTGGAGCCCATAGGCCGCATCAGCCCCCATGACCTGGGCATATGGTCGGACGACCATCTTCCGGGCTTAAGGGAGCTTGCCCGAAGGATCCGGGAAGCGGGAGCGGTGCCCGGCATCCAGCTGGCCCACGCCGGGCGCAAGGCGGGGACCAGTAGGCCCTGGGAAGGGGGAAAGCCCTTGGGCTGGCGGGTGGTGGGGCCAAGCCCCCTCCCCTACGACGAGGGGTATCCCGTACCCGAACCCCTGGACGAGGCGGGAATGGAACGGATTCTCACGGCCTTCGTGGAAGGGGCCAAGCGGGCCCTAAGGGCGGGCTTCCAGGTGATTGAGCTCCACATGGCCCATGGCTACCTGCTCTCCTCCTTCCTCTCCCCTCTTTCCAACCAGCGCACGGATGCCTATGGGGGCAGCCTGGAAAACCGCATGCGCTTTCCCCTTAAGGTGGCCCAGGCGGTGCGGGAGGTGGTACCCAAGGAGCTTCCCCTTTTGGTGCGGGTCTCCGCCACCGACTGGGGGGAAGGGGGGTGGGGCCTTAAGGACACCCTGGCCTTCGCCCGCCGGCTTAAGGAACTTGGGGTGGACCTCCTGGACTGCTCCTCCGGAGGCGTGGTGCCCAGGGTGCGGCTTCCTTTGGCCCCCGGCTTCCAGGTGCCCTTCGCCGACGCCGTGCGCAAGGAGGTGGGCATGAGGACGGGGGCCGTGGGCCTCATCACCAACCCCGAGCAAGCGGAAACCCTCCTGCAGGCGGGAAGCGCCGACCTGGTCCTTTTGGGCCGGGTTCTCCTCAGAGACCCCTACTTCCCCCTAAAGGCGGCCAAGGCCCTAGGGGTAGCTCCCGAGGTCCCACCCCAGTACCAGAGGGGATTTTAA
- a CDS encoding HEPN domain-containing protein, which translates to MNRAWDWLSQAERDLEMAEIARNAGRHEWACFAAQQAAEKAVKALHLHLGQEAWGHVIARLLKELPLEVPQDLVEKARYLDGLYIPTRYPDAFPEGPSAEHYGPLQSQEAVRYAREIFEFSRAQMA; encoded by the coding sequence GTGAACCGGGCCTGGGATTGGCTTTCCCAAGCGGAAAGGGACCTAGAGATGGCCGAGATTGCCCGGAATGCTGGCCGGCATGAATGGGCTTGTTTTGCCGCACAACAGGCCGCAGAAAAGGCGGTAAAAGCCCTTCACCTCCACCTGGGCCAGGAGGCTTGGGGGCACGTGATCGCCCGGCTCCTCAAGGAGTTGCCCTTGGAGGTTCCCCAAGACCTGGTGGAAAAGGCACGCTACCTGGATGGGCTCTATATACCTACCCGGTACCCCGATGCGTTCCCCGAGGGGCCTTCCGCGGAGCACTACGGGCCCTTGCAAAGCCAGGAGGCGGTCCGCTATGCCCGTGAAATCTTTGAATTCAGCCGTGCTCAGATGGCCTAG
- a CDS encoding right-handed parallel beta-helix repeat-containing protein, translating into MRAFLPPLLALALLSAWAAPALRLQGEVEGPLVLTTPNLVVEGKGAVLRGKGGHTLSLLAPGIRVRGLKVVGAGPEEDFFEPHAALYLRGCEGCLLEDVTVEGAPTAVRVEDSPGAAILGLKAQGLGQSPGVLVYGSPGARVEGGWLRGYMDAIYVEYSPGMRIVGNRLEDNGRYGFHVMFSWQVEVAGNESRDNGIGNAVMHGAENRIGENRLYGHKSPVGYGLLVQDEQGTEVRGNLFAENTLGLVLMDATRVRVAGNRFQENGTALRITREKGGNSAQVEGNAFWGNLYDLLVDDPLAKARVVGNRYDRASSLPVPHLPTGSFALLLARQPELSLLALSPGVILWEAAEAQVPGLRLVALADPQAAPVAWEARFGGLWAFLGLLGGVLWWWRRG; encoded by the coding sequence ATGCGGGCGTTTCTTCCCCCCCTCCTAGCCCTCGCCCTCCTCTCGGCCTGGGCGGCCCCGGCACTCCGCCTGCAGGGGGAGGTGGAGGGGCCTTTGGTCCTTACCACCCCCAACCTGGTGGTGGAGGGAAAAGGGGCGGTGCTACGGGGGAAGGGGGGGCATACCCTAAGCCTCCTGGCCCCGGGGATAAGGGTGCGGGGGCTGAAGGTGGTGGGGGCAGGGCCTGAGGAGGATTTTTTTGAACCCCATGCCGCCCTTTACCTAAGGGGATGCGAGGGCTGTCTTCTAGAGGATGTGACCGTGGAGGGTGCCCCCACCGCGGTGCGGGTGGAGGACTCCCCGGGGGCGGCCATCCTGGGCCTGAAGGCCCAGGGCCTGGGTCAATCCCCAGGGGTCTTGGTCTACGGGAGCCCCGGGGCCAGGGTGGAGGGGGGTTGGCTTAGGGGGTATATGGATGCCATTTACGTGGAGTATAGCCCCGGGATGCGCATTGTGGGGAATCGCCTCGAGGACAACGGGCGCTACGGCTTCCACGTGATGTTCTCCTGGCAGGTGGAGGTGGCCGGCAACGAGTCCCGGGACAACGGCATTGGCAACGCGGTGATGCACGGGGCAGAGAACCGGATAGGGGAAAACCGGCTTTATGGCCACAAAAGCCCCGTGGGCTATGGGCTTTTGGTCCAGGACGAGCAGGGGACCGAGGTCCGGGGCAACCTCTTTGCGGAAAACACCCTGGGCCTGGTACTAATGGACGCCACCCGGGTGAGGGTGGCGGGCAATCGCTTCCAGGAGAACGGCACCGCCTTGCGCATCACCCGGGAGAAGGGGGGAAACTCGGCCCAGGTGGAGGGGAACGCCTTTTGGGGCAACCTCTACGATCTCCTGGTGGACGATCCCTTGGCTAAGGCTCGGGTGGTGGGGAACCGGTACGACCGGGCCTCTAGCCTTCCGGTCCCCCACCTGCCCACGGGGAGCTTTGCCCTTCTCCTTGCTCGGCAGCCCGAGCTTTCCCTCCTAGCCCTTTCCCCGGGGGTCATCCTCTGGGAGGCCGCGGAGGCCCAGGTGCCGGGGCTTAGGCTGGTGGCCCTGGCCGATCCCCAGGCGGCCCCCGTGGCTTGGGAGGCTAGGTTCGGGGGTCTTTGGGCCTTCTTGGGCCTTTTGGGAGGAGTCCTATGGTGGTGGCGGAGGGGCTGA
- a CDS encoding dolichyl-phosphate-mannose-protein mannosyltransferase yields the protein MDFLKDVLQRISEKARSATGEVEKRLKELREKLDQDKDGKPDLVEKALQEAQKALEEAKARLAQLDQDKDGIPDKLKELSEKAAQAAEAAKAKAEEAARLLKERLGKGDSQA from the coding sequence ATGGATTTTCTCAAGGATGTGTTGCAAAGAATTTCCGAGAAGGCCCGTTCCGCCACCGGCGAGGTGGAGAAGCGCTTAAAGGAGCTTCGGGAAAAGCTAGATCAGGACAAGGACGGCAAGCCCGACCTGGTGGAAAAGGCCCTTCAGGAAGCCCAGAAGGCCCTGGAGGAGGCCAAGGCCCGCCTGGCCCAGCTAGACCAGGATAAGGACGGCATCCCCGATAAGCTGAAGGAGCTTTCGGAGAAAGCCGCCCAGGCCGCCGAAGCCGCCAAGGCCAAGGCGGAGGAAGCCGCCCGCCTCCTTAAGGAACGCTTGGGCAAAGGGGATTCCCAGGCCTAA
- the prfA gene encoding peptide chain release factor 1: protein MLEKLARLEEEYRELEALLADPEVLRDQKRYQALSRRYAEMGEVIALIREYRKVLEDLEGLEGLLEDPELKEVAKAEKEALLVRKAELEKELERHLLPKDPLDERDAILEIRAGTGGEEAALFARDLLEMYLRFAQEMGFETEILDSHPTDLGGFSKVIVEIRGPGAYGTFKYESGVHRVQRVPATETQGRIHTSTATVAVLPKAEESDFHLNMDEIRIDVMRASGPGGQGVNTTDSAVRVVHLPTGITVTCQDSRSQIKNREKALMILRSRLLEIKRAEEAEKLRQTRLAQIGTGERSEKIRTYNFPQSRVTDHRIGFTTHDLEGILSGHLQPLLEALKRADQERQLEALTEA from the coding sequence ATGCTGGAGAAGCTTGCGCGCCTAGAAGAGGAATACCGGGAGTTGGAAGCGCTCCTTGCCGACCCTGAGGTCCTCAGGGACCAGAAGCGCTACCAGGCCCTCTCCCGGCGGTATGCGGAGATGGGGGAGGTGATCGCCCTCATCCGGGAGTACCGGAAGGTGCTGGAGGACTTGGAGGGCTTGGAGGGCCTCCTCGAGGACCCCGAGCTCAAGGAGGTGGCCAAGGCGGAGAAGGAGGCCCTCCTGGTTCGCAAGGCGGAGCTGGAAAAGGAGCTGGAGCGGCATCTCTTGCCCAAAGACCCCCTGGACGAGCGGGACGCCATCCTGGAGATCCGGGCCGGCACCGGCGGCGAGGAGGCCGCCCTTTTCGCCCGGGACCTTTTGGAGATGTACCTACGCTTCGCCCAGGAGATGGGGTTTGAAACCGAGATCCTGGATTCCCACCCCACCGACCTGGGTGGCTTCTCCAAGGTCATCGTGGAAATCCGGGGCCCTGGGGCCTACGGCACCTTCAAGTACGAAAGCGGGGTCCACCGGGTGCAGCGGGTTCCCGCCACGGAAACCCAGGGGCGGATCCACACCTCCACGGCCACGGTGGCGGTTTTGCCCAAGGCGGAGGAGTCCGACTTCCACCTCAACATGGACGAGATCCGCATTGACGTGATGCGGGCCTCCGGGCCCGGGGGCCAGGGGGTCAACACCACGGATAGTGCCGTGCGGGTGGTGCATCTGCCCACGGGGATCACGGTCACCTGCCAGGACTCCCGCAGCCAGATCAAGAACCGGGAGAAGGCCCTCATGATACTAAGAAGCCGCCTTTTGGAGATCAAAAGGGCGGAAGAGGCGGAAAAGCTCCGTCAGACCCGCCTGGCCCAGATCGGTACCGGGGAGCGCTCGGAGAAGATCCGCACCTACAACTTCCCCCAGTCCCGGGTCACGGACCACCGCATCGGCTTCACCACCCACGACCTCGAGGGCATCCTCTCGGGACATCTCCAGCCCCTTTTGGAAGCCCTTAAACGGGCCGACCAGGAAAGGCAGCTGGAGGCCTTGACGGAAGCGTGA
- a CDS encoding quinone oxidoreductase family protein, whose product MKAIRVHQAGGPEVLTLEDLPIPKPGPGEVLVRLLAIGVNYIDTYKRQGLYPMLLPFTLGEEGAGVVEEVGEGVVGVRPGDKVAFANVQGAYAQYQVVPAERLVPVPQGLDPKLAAASLLQGMTAHYLLKSTYPVKPGDQVLVHAGAGGVGLLLIQWAKHLGATVYATASTEEKRALCLEAGADHALPYEGFAQGVKALSGGGVDVVYDGVGQSTFEGSLEALRPRGYLVLFGQSSGPVPPMDPQVLNRKGSLFLTRPTLHHYTATRKELLWRAGEVFQAIREGWLKVRIGAEFPLEKAREAHEALEGRKTTGKVLLIP is encoded by the coding sequence ATGAAGGCCATACGGGTGCACCAAGCGGGCGGCCCTGAGGTCTTGACCCTCGAGGACCTCCCCATCCCCAAGCCGGGCCCGGGGGAGGTTCTGGTCAGGCTTCTCGCCATCGGGGTCAACTACATTGACACCTACAAGCGCCAAGGCCTCTACCCCATGCTCCTTCCCTTCACCCTGGGGGAGGAGGGGGCCGGGGTGGTGGAGGAGGTGGGGGAAGGGGTGGTGGGGGTGCGCCCCGGGGACAAGGTGGCCTTCGCCAACGTGCAAGGTGCCTATGCCCAGTACCAGGTGGTGCCGGCGGAAAGGCTGGTGCCCGTGCCCCAGGGGCTTGACCCCAAGCTGGCGGCGGCCAGCCTCCTCCAGGGCATGACCGCCCACTACCTCCTGAAGAGCACCTACCCCGTGAAGCCCGGGGACCAGGTGCTGGTGCACGCGGGGGCCGGAGGGGTGGGGCTCCTTCTCATCCAGTGGGCCAAGCACTTAGGAGCCACGGTCTACGCCACCGCCAGCACGGAGGAGAAGCGGGCCCTTTGCCTCGAGGCCGGGGCCGACCACGCCCTCCCCTACGAGGGCTTTGCCCAGGGGGTGAAGGCCCTTTCGGGAGGGGGGGTGGACGTGGTCTACGACGGGGTGGGGCAGAGCACCTTTGAGGGGAGCCTCGAGGCCTTGAGGCCTCGGGGCTATCTGGTCCTCTTTGGCCAGTCCTCGGGGCCCGTGCCCCCCATGGACCCCCAGGTGCTGAACCGCAAGGGAAGCCTCTTCCTCACCCGCCCCACCCTCCACCACTACACCGCCACCCGCAAAGAACTCCTATGGCGGGCGGGGGAGGTCTTCCAGGCCATTCGGGAAGGGTGGCTTAAGGTGCGCATCGGGGCGGAGTTCCCCCTGGAAAAGGCCAGGGAGGCCCACGAAGCCCTAGAAGGCCGAAAGACCACGGGTAAGGTCCTCCTAATCCCCTAA
- a CDS encoding copper chaperone PCu(A)C encodes MRPISFLSRGFPRGLALVGLLLGGAAWAQALATPGWVRLVPPVVKDTAAYLTLENRGSTPLRLVAVETDLAQRVSIHKDHREHRGGQVVLGMRPLPYLDIPPKGRVEFRPGKYHLMLEGLKRPLKPGEKVTLVLRFQDGTKLKVMLPVEMR; translated from the coding sequence GTGAGGCCTATTTCCTTCTTGTCACGGGGTTTTCCCAGAGGTTTAGCCCTAGTCGGCCTGCTCCTGGGCGGGGCCGCCTGGGCCCAGGCCCTGGCCACCCCCGGCTGGGTGCGCCTGGTGCCCCCGGTGGTGAAGGACACCGCCGCCTACCTGACCCTGGAAAACCGGGGAAGCACGCCCTTGCGCCTGGTGGCGGTGGAAACGGATCTAGCCCAGCGGGTCTCCATCCACAAAGACCACCGGGAGCACCGTGGGGGCCAGGTGGTCTTGGGCATGCGCCCCCTACCTTACCTGGACATCCCCCCTAAGGGCAGGGTGGAGTTCCGCCCAGGGAAGTACCACCTTATGCTGGAAGGGCTTAAGCGGCCCTTGAAGCCGGGAGAGAAAGTAACCCTGGTCCTAAGGTTCCAGGATGGCACCAAGCTCAAGGTGATGCTACCGGTGGAGATGCGATGA
- a CDS encoding NUDIX hydrolase yields MRREILVVAAILLDRQGRVLLVGNDWGRRGQVRYTLPGGTVEPGETVLEALVREVREETGLKVRAIEHLAYAIQVEDRRKNERTLALAFRASYEGLLNPRDPDGHIVEARFFTPEEVTAKLSGHRPLLEPLLDYLGGERGRFYAYTGWGQPGVRV; encoded by the coding sequence ATGCGCCGCGAGATCCTGGTGGTGGCGGCCATCCTCTTGGACCGCCAAGGCCGGGTCCTTCTGGTGGGAAACGACTGGGGCCGGCGGGGCCAGGTGCGCTACACCCTCCCCGGGGGCACGGTGGAGCCTGGGGAAACGGTATTGGAAGCCCTGGTGCGGGAGGTCCGGGAGGAAACCGGCCTAAAGGTGAGGGCCATTGAGCACCTGGCCTATGCCATCCAGGTGGAAGACCGCCGCAAAAACGAGCGCACTCTGGCCCTGGCCTTTAGGGCCAGCTACGAGGGGCTCCTGAACCCCAGGGATCCCGACGGCCACATCGTGGAAGCCCGGTTCTTCACCCCCGAGGAGGTGACGGCCAAGCTTTCCGGCCACCGCCCCCTCCTGGAGCCCCTTTTGGACTACCTCGGAGGGGAACGGGGCCGGTTTTACGCCTACACCGGCTGGGGCCAGCCCGGGGTGAGGGTCTAA
- a CDS encoding SCO family protein, translating into MKKPLIPILLVLALVAVAYLLLPKGSHSFYGTRLLNPKPVDFVLEGPQGPVRLSDFKDKLVLIFFGYVHCPDVCPTTMLALKRAYEGLSPKEQERVQVVFISVDPERDTPEISDQYAKAFNPSFLGLTGSPETIQEVARTFGVYYQKTQYRGPGEYLVDHTATTFVVKEGQLVLLFSPDKVEETEKVVRDLQALL; encoded by the coding sequence ATGAAGAAGCCTCTTATTCCCATCCTGCTGGTTCTGGCCCTGGTGGCGGTGGCCTACCTCCTCCTGCCTAAGGGCTCCCATAGCTTCTACGGCACTCGGCTTTTGAACCCCAAGCCCGTGGACTTTGTCCTCGAGGGGCCCCAAGGCCCGGTGCGGCTTTCCGATTTCAAGGACAAGCTGGTTCTCATCTTTTTCGGCTACGTCCACTGCCCCGACGTCTGCCCCACCACCATGCTGGCCCTGAAGCGGGCCTACGAGGGCCTATCCCCCAAGGAGCAAGAAAGGGTGCAGGTAGTCTTCATCAGCGTGGACCCCGAGCGGGACACCCCGGAGATCTCTGACCAGTACGCCAAAGCCTTTAACCCGAGCTTCCTAGGCCTCACGGGAAGCCCCGAGACCATCCAGGAGGTGGCCCGCACCTTCGGGGTCTACTACCAGAAAACCCAGTACCGGGGCCCCGGGGAGTACCTGGTGGACCACACCGCCACCACCTTTGTGGTAAAGGAGGGCCAGCTGGTCCTCCTCTTTAGCCCGGACAAGGTGGAGGAAACGGAGAAGGTGGTGAGGGACCTCCAAGCCTTGTTGTAA
- a CDS encoding nucleotidyltransferase domain-containing protein — translation MPVKSLNSAVLRWPSREEVEGALRDWLARHPIPGLLALGYFGSYARGDHGVGSDLDLLVLVDSSSLPPWQRALSLPLEELPVPAEALVYTLSEWQALPQRSPRFSETLRREVRWLLRHPALSPLDPP, via the coding sequence ATGCCCGTGAAATCTTTGAATTCAGCCGTGCTCAGATGGCCTAGCCGGGAGGAGGTGGAAGGGGCCCTTAGGGACTGGCTTGCCCGTCACCCCATCCCTGGCCTCTTGGCCCTGGGGTATTTCGGCTCCTACGCCCGGGGGGACCACGGGGTAGGAAGCGACCTGGACCTCCTGGTGCTTGTGGATTCCTCTTCCCTTCCTCCTTGGCAACGGGCCCTAAGTCTGCCCCTAGAAGAGCTTCCTGTACCCGCGGAGGCCCTGGTCTACACCCTCTCGGAGTGGCAAGCCCTGCCCCAGCGAAGCCCCCGTTTTTCCGAAACCCTAAGGCGGGAGGTGCGCTGGCTCCTTCGCCATCCCGCCCTTTCTCCTCTGGACCCTCCTTAA
- a CDS encoding glucodextranase DOMON-like domain-containing protein: protein MKRILWSLALLWPLALAQPLRVAILWHQHQPPYENPLTGQYEEPWVRVHGVNSYPWMAQVLKEFPGIKVTFDLTSTLLKQIEDYLSGKAKDAYWRLSEKPVAALTPEEQAFIVQRFFDINPRFIEKSPRYRELQAKRARGEPFAEQDLQDLRLLWNLYWINVDYIGQDPRLQALYQQDRGFTQEDVNYVLEKHLEIMATILPLHKELWQRGQADLITTPYYHPILPILLEKEAIRESNPALALPKEPIAWPEDAAWQVRAGKAYFQTLFGQMPGGMWPPEGAVSQKAAELYAEEGIGFLVTDEAVLGKSGVPVNPLTLTRTYHVEKEGQRVVLFFRHRDLSDRIGFSYSQMPAERAVEDLIAALLEIRRQVIGENPNAVLTLALDGENAWENYPNNGNDFRRLLYRRLVEEQAKGTLKTVLFSEVAQEPSLPLARLGTGGWAGDFAMWAGEPEENEAWDRLSRARQAVMAYREAGGDPKVVERAMALLYAAQASDWFWWYGQDTAFPNHAPFDEAFRSLLRAVYQILGRQAPEELFIAVRPPVSPQGTPGRVKPTLDGQVTPGEWEGAAYLPDSEGAAMQTPDDLIHGVYLGFDEANVYLRVDLRDGVKARDLVGQGFRLHVYATQPGGEGGAAFPEGLEVSLGFPLQQRITLDLDQVKEGQGVLVRYAYREGTWVLASSPADLSGRRAWVGEVFELRLPYTTLKAEAGDTVRLALVLEKGGRVLDFAPNGAPLALSLPRRLEGKEVLRIPDPEGDEHGPGTYTYPKEAAFAPFKGLFDLLEMRILDSDHLYTFVFTFAEMTNPWGAPAGFSHQLLNIYLDFKEGGRTDTFAKGAKVAFHPEHPWDLFLKAAGWPQYGQRVGFPDGTDTAEGILVSSNPADKQVIVQLEKRHFNPKPGQQVCLYVLVGSQDGYGPDHFRPVGQEAGPWNLGGARDEDAPLVVDYLWPEKGVQEALLSQYGGGRLAVLKPYCVAWP, encoded by the coding sequence ATGAAGCGGATCCTTTGGAGCCTGGCTCTCCTATGGCCCTTGGCCTTAGCCCAGCCCTTGCGGGTGGCCATCCTTTGGCACCAGCACCAGCCACCCTACGAGAACCCCTTGACGGGGCAGTACGAGGAACCTTGGGTGCGGGTCCACGGGGTGAACAGCTACCCTTGGATGGCCCAGGTGCTTAAGGAGTTTCCTGGGATCAAGGTGACCTTTGACCTTACCTCCACCCTTCTCAAGCAGATAGAGGACTACCTTTCCGGCAAGGCCAAGGACGCCTACTGGCGGCTTTCCGAGAAACCGGTTGCCGCCCTTACCCCTGAGGAACAGGCCTTTATCGTCCAGCGTTTCTTTGACATCAACCCCCGCTTCATAGAGAAAAGCCCCCGCTACCGGGAGCTCCAGGCCAAGAGGGCAAGGGGGGAGCCTTTTGCGGAGCAGGACCTTCAGGACCTGCGCCTCCTTTGGAACCTGTACTGGATCAACGTGGACTACATAGGCCAAGACCCCAGGCTCCAGGCCCTTTACCAGCAGGACCGAGGCTTCACCCAGGAGGATGTGAACTACGTGCTGGAAAAGCACCTGGAGATCATGGCCACCATCCTGCCCCTGCACAAGGAGCTTTGGCAACGGGGCCAGGCGGATCTCATCACCACCCCCTACTACCACCCCATCCTGCCCATCCTCCTGGAAAAGGAGGCCATCCGGGAATCCAACCCTGCTTTGGCCCTGCCCAAGGAGCCCATCGCTTGGCCTGAGGATGCCGCCTGGCAGGTGCGGGCGGGGAAGGCCTATTTCCAAACCCTTTTTGGCCAGATGCCTGGCGGGATGTGGCCACCCGAGGGTGCGGTAAGCCAAAAGGCGGCGGAGCTCTATGCGGAGGAGGGCATCGGCTTCCTGGTGACCGATGAGGCCGTCCTGGGCAAAAGCGGGGTACCCGTGAACCCCCTCACCCTGACCCGGACCTACCACGTGGAGAAGGAGGGCCAGCGGGTGGTCCTTTTCTTCCGCCACCGGGACCTTTCCGACCGCATTGGTTTCAGCTACAGCCAGATGCCTGCCGAACGGGCGGTGGAGGACCTTATCGCCGCCCTTCTGGAGATCCGCCGCCAGGTGATTGGGGAAAACCCCAACGCGGTGCTCACCCTTGCCCTAGATGGGGAAAACGCCTGGGAAAACTACCCCAATAACGGCAACGACTTCCGCCGCCTCCTCTACCGGCGCCTTGTTGAAGAGCAGGCTAAGGGTACCCTGAAGACCGTCCTCTTTTCGGAGGTGGCCCAAGAGCCCTCCTTGCCCTTGGCCCGGCTGGGCACCGGGGGTTGGGCAGGGGATTTTGCCATGTGGGCGGGGGAACCGGAGGAAAACGAGGCCTGGGACCGCCTAAGCCGGGCCCGGCAGGCGGTGATGGCCTACCGGGAGGCCGGAGGGGACCCTAAAGTGGTGGAGAGGGCCATGGCCCTCCTCTATGCGGCCCAGGCCTCGGACTGGTTCTGGTGGTACGGCCAGGACACCGCCTTTCCCAACCACGCCCCCTTTGACGAGGCCTTCCGGAGCCTTCTAAGGGCGGTGTACCAGATTTTGGGAAGGCAGGCCCCGGAGGAGCTCTTCATCGCCGTGCGACCCCCGGTTTCTCCCCAAGGAACGCCAGGCCGGGTGAAGCCCACCTTGGATGGCCAGGTGACCCCTGGGGAGTGGGAGGGGGCGGCCTACCTGCCGGATTCCGAGGGGGCCGCCATGCAGACCCCCGACGACCTCATCCATGGGGTTTACTTGGGTTTTGATGAGGCCAACGTGTACCTTCGGGTGGACCTGCGGGATGGGGTTAAGGCCCGGGACCTGGTGGGCCAAGGGTTCCGCCTGCATGTCTACGCCACCCAGCCTGGAGGGGAAGGGGGTGCCGCCTTTCCCGAGGGCCTGGAGGTTTCCCTGGGATTTCCCCTGCAACAGCGGATCACCTTGGACCTAGACCAGGTGAAGGAGGGGCAAGGGGTTTTGGTGCGCTACGCCTACCGGGAGGGCACCTGGGTTCTGGCCAGCTCCCCAGCGGACCTTTCGGGAAGGCGGGCTTGGGTGGGGGAGGTTTTTGAGCTTCGCCTTCCCTATACCACCCTCAAGGCGGAGGCCGGGGACACGGTACGGTTGGCCTTGGTACTCGAGAAGGGCGGGCGCGTTCTGGACTTCGCCCCCAACGGGGCACCTTTGGCCTTAAGCCTGCCCAGGCGCCTCGAGGGCAAGGAGGTGTTGCGCATCCCAGACCCCGAGGGCGACGAGCACGGCCCCGGCACCTACACCTATCCCAAGGAGGCCGCCTTCGCACCTTTTAAGGGCCTTTTTGATCTCCTGGAGATGCGCATTCTGGATAGCGACCATCTCTACACCTTCGTCTTCACCTTTGCGGAGATGACCAACCCCTGGGGGGCCCCGGCGGGCTTCAGCCACCAGCTCCTCAACATCTACCTGGACTTTAAGGAGGGAGGCCGGACCGACACCTTCGCCAAAGGGGCTAAGGTGGCCTTCCATCCGGAGCACCCTTGGGACCTTTTCCTGAAGGCCGCAGGTTGGCCCCAGTACGGCCAGCGGGTGGGCTTTCCGGACGGCACCGATACCGCCGAGGGCATCCTGGTGAGCAGTAACCCCGCCGACAAACAGGTGATCGTGCAACTGGAAAAAAGGCATTTTAACCCCAAGCCCGGCCAGCAGGTTTGCCTCTATGTCCTGGTGGGAAGCCAGGATGGCTACGGGCCGGATCATTTCCGTCCCGTGGGCCAGGAGGCTGGGCCCTGGAACCTGGGTGGGGCCCGGGATGAGGATGCCCCCTTGGTGGTGGACTACCTCTGGCCGGAAAAGGGGGTGCAGGAGGCCTTGCTTTCCCAATATGGGGGTGGGCGCTTGGCGGTCCTTAAGCCTTATTGCGTCGCTTGGCCTTAG
- a CDS encoding ZIP family metal transporter codes for METSVFLYALLGGLFTWGLTAVGAASVFLAQEPSRKLLDGMLGFAAGVMLAASVFSLLLPGMEMAEAQGLVPWVPAVVGFLLGGALLRLLDRFLPHVHLGPGAEEEGIRTLWRRTTLLILAITLHNFPEGLAVGVAFGAAGLDPTGAATLGGAIALAVGIGLQNLPEGLAVAWPLRRAGIPAARAWFYGQLSAIVEPLGALLGALLVTQMLYLLPYLMALAAGAMVFVIVEEVIPESQAEGNGDISTFGVMTGFAVMMALDVALG; via the coding sequence ATGGAAACCTCGGTTTTCCTCTATGCCCTCTTGGGAGGGCTTTTCACCTGGGGGCTTACCGCGGTGGGAGCGGCTAGCGTGTTCCTGGCCCAAGAACCCAGCCGCAAGCTTCTGGACGGCATGCTGGGTTTCGCCGCCGGGGTGATGCTGGCGGCCAGCGTCTTTTCCCTCCTCCTTCCAGGTATGGAGATGGCCGAGGCTCAGGGCCTGGTTCCTTGGGTGCCTGCGGTGGTGGGCTTCCTTCTGGGTGGGGCTTTGTTGCGCCTCCTGGACCGCTTCCTGCCCCACGTGCACCTGGGGCCAGGGGCTGAGGAGGAGGGTATCCGCACCCTCTGGCGGCGCACCACCCTCCTGATCCTGGCCATCACCCTCCACAACTTCCCCGAGGGCCTGGCGGTGGGGGTGGCCTTTGGGGCTGCGGGGTTGGACCCTACGGGAGCCGCCACCTTGGGTGGGGCCATCGCCTTGGCGGTGGGCATCGGCCTGCAAAACCTGCCGGAGGGGTTGGCGGTGGCCTGGCCCCTAAGGCGGGCAGGTATCCCGGCGGCAAGGGCCTGGTTTTACGGCCAGCTGTCCGCCATCGTGGAGCCCCTTGGGGCCTTGTTGGGAGCCCTTTTGGTCACGCAGATGCTTTACCTATTGCCCTACCTCATGGCCCTGGCGGCAGGAGCCATGGTTTTCGTGATCGTGGAGGAGGTCATTCCGGAAAGCCAGGCGGAGGGCAACGGGGACATCTCCACCTTTGGGGTGATGACGGGCTTTGCCGTGATGATGGCTTTGGACGTGGCCCTGGGCTGA